Proteins from a genomic interval of Azospirillaceae bacterium:
- a CDS encoding SDR family oxidoreductase, translated as MTVRLKPLDEQVIVITGASSGIGLATARMAARQGAKVVLGARDRDALARIAEEIRAQGGEAVHSVVDVADEAEMRQLARAALNAFGRIDTWVNNAGISIYGRISEVPLEDQRRLFETNYWGMVIGSRIAVEHLRADGGALINVGSVVSDRSMMLQGPYSASKFAVKGFTDALRMEVEADGLPLSITLIKPGVIATPFEEHARNYMDAEPANPPPAYAPELVAKAILNAACHPHRELTVGGGGKVFSLSQRLAPRMTDWMMERFLPGILRSGGPVRHHDDSLHGPSGRHGHERGGPHTYVRETSLYTAAAMHPLATAAVFAGIGAAGALAWRMSQGRSSRRLLTYMPSGGRSETSEPPTDWARRHAFDTRTAHAGVYNDTGTGTTVETTTETRVPLDEHSLETQRQPS; from the coding sequence ATGACGGTGCGCCTCAAACCCCTCGACGAGCAGGTGATCGTCATCACCGGCGCCAGCAGCGGCATCGGATTGGCGACGGCCCGCATGGCCGCGCGGCAGGGTGCCAAGGTCGTTCTGGGTGCACGCGACCGCGATGCGCTGGCCAGGATCGCGGAGGAAATCCGTGCCCAGGGTGGTGAAGCCGTGCACAGCGTGGTCGATGTGGCCGACGAGGCCGAAATGCGCCAACTGGCCCGTGCCGCGCTCAACGCCTTCGGCCGGATCGACACCTGGGTGAACAACGCCGGCATCTCGATCTACGGCCGCATCTCGGAAGTGCCCCTTGAGGACCAGCGGCGCCTGTTCGAGACCAATTATTGGGGCATGGTCATCGGTTCCCGCATTGCGGTCGAGCACCTGCGCGCCGACGGCGGCGCGCTGATCAATGTCGGCAGCGTGGTGTCGGACCGCTCGATGATGCTCCAGGGGCCCTACTCGGCCAGCAAGTTCGCGGTCAAGGGCTTCACCGACGCCCTGCGCATGGAGGTCGAGGCCGACGGGCTCCCCCTCTCCATCACCCTGATCAAGCCCGGCGTCATCGCCACGCCGTTCGAGGAGCATGCCCGGAACTACATGGACGCCGAACCCGCGAACCCGCCTCCGGCCTATGCGCCGGAACTGGTCGCGAAGGCGATCCTGAACGCGGCCTGCCACCCGCACCGCGAGTTGACGGTGGGCGGCGGCGGCAAGGTGTTCTCGCTGTCCCAGCGGCTGGCGCCGCGCATGACCGACTGGATGATGGAGCGGTTCCTGCCCGGCATCCTGCGCAGCGGCGGACCGGTGCGCCACCACGACGACAGCCTGCACGGCCCCTCCGGCCGCCACGGGCACGAACGCGGCGGCCCGCACACGTACGTGCGCGAAACCAGCCTCTACACCGCGGCCGCCATGCACCCGCTGGCCACCGCGGCGGTGTTCGCCGGCATCGGCGCGGCGGGTGCGCTGGCCTGGCGGATGTCGCAGGGCCGGTCCAGCCGCCGCCTGCTCACCTACATGCCGTCGGGTGGCCGGTCCGAAACCTCGGAACCGCCGACGGACTGGGCCCGCCGCCACGCGTTCGACACCCGGACGGCACACGCGGGGGTCTACAACGACACCGGGACCGGCACCACCGTCGAAACCACCACGGAAACCCGGGTGCCGCTGGACGAGCATTCCCTCGAGACGCAGAGGCAGCCGTCCTGA
- a CDS encoding cupin domain-containing protein has translation MPDVNSPRDTTVTKVDSRASPRGPDGLVYLASGRRVSMRMWQDEQPGEGKPAHRHEYEVVGYVLKGVAELEIEGQTVRLEPGNSWVVPPNAEHRYRILETFTAIEATNPPYQVHGRDQN, from the coding sequence ATGCCCGACGTGAATTCGCCCCGCGACACGACCGTGACCAAGGTCGACTCCCGTGCGTCCCCGCGCGGGCCCGACGGCTTGGTCTATCTGGCCTCCGGCCGCCGCGTGTCGATGCGGATGTGGCAGGACGAACAGCCCGGGGAGGGCAAACCCGCCCACCGTCACGAGTACGAGGTGGTCGGCTACGTTCTGAAAGGGGTTGCGGAGCTGGAGATCGAGGGTCAGACGGTGCGGCTGGAACCCGGGAACTCCTGGGTCGTGCCTCCCAACGCCGAGCACCGTTACCGCATCCTGGAAACGTTCACCGCGATCGAAGCGACCAACCCGCCCTACCAGGTCCACGGCCGCGACCAGAACTGA